From the genome of Papaver somniferum cultivar HN1 chromosome 2, ASM357369v1, whole genome shotgun sequence, one region includes:
- the LOC113349555 gene encoding eukaryotic translation initiation factor 5B-like: MAENASGDSQASLLMREVVLDKVQESHKVKKPKKVLKKAKKKIEEVQGSAKMEEMDNGKEVKEIADIPLVKNVPSDTVDELKNAKRLKKKLVIKHDAETPELLQASNMCAKEDSQSEEVTLCPERATESLVALPKVTKVVDKSEAGKHKKKASSRDLVEQEEELEKEEESRTSKNPTKILKRSKKKVKEVQGGAAIKEKRCHPNTEFDEEEKDNFEDEKEIVAVPMAGKVSEGTQVSPIKNKVDKEEDLKKVKKLKKVLKKSKKKVEEVQGDAAKME; encoded by the exons ATGGCTGAAAATGCATCAGGAGACAGTCAAGCCAGTCTGCTCATGAGGGAAGTTGTTTTAGATAAGGTGCAAGAGTCTCATAAAGTCAAAAAGCCTAAGAAGGTTTTAAAAAAGGCAAAGAAAAAAATAGAGGAAGTGCAAGGTAGTGCAAAGATGGAAGAGATGGATAACGGCAAGGAAGTAAAGGAGATTGCTGATATCCCTTTGGTGAAGAATGTTCCTTCAGATACGGTGGACGAGTTGAAGAATGCCAAAAGGCTTAAGAAGAAGCTTGTTATCAAGCATGATGCAGAAACTCCTGAACTGTTGCAG GCATCTAATATGTGTGCAAAGGAGGActcacaaagtgaagaagtaacTTTGTGTCCAGAAAGGGCTACAGAGAGTTTAGTTGCTCTACCAAAGGTAACAAAAGTTGTTGACAAAAGTGAAGCTGGCAAACACAAGAAGAAAGCTTCATCAAGGGATCTTGTGGAACAAGAGGAAGAGttggagaaggaagaagaatccaGGACATCCAAAAACCCTACGAAGATTCTGAAAAGGTCAAAGAAAAAAGTGAAGGAAGTGCAAGGGGGTGCTGCAATAAAGGAGAAAAGATGTCATCCAAATacagaatttgatgaagaagagaaggatAACTTTGAGGATGAAAAAGAGATTGTTGCTGTCCCTATGGCGGGGAAAGTATCAGAAGGTACTCAAGTAAGTCCGATCAAAAATAAAGTAGATAAGGAGGAAGatttgaagaaagtcaaaaagcTTAAGAAGGTTTTGAAAAAGTCTAAGAAAAAAGTAGAGGAAGTGCAAGGCGATGCTGCGAAGATGGAATAA